The genomic stretch GAGTGGGCGGGTCCCTGGCCGACCTGGTGAAAGTGACGGTTTACGTGACCGACATTGCGGCCATGGGCAAGATCGCGCCCTTGCGCGAGGAACTGTTCCCGAAAGACGGCCCGGTGAGCGCCTGCGTGCAGGTGTCGGCGCTGGCATCGCCCGAGATCCAGATCGAAATCGAAGGAGTGGCCGTTGTCGACTGATTCCCTGAAGACGCCGCGGATATGCGGTCTGCCCACCTTCATGCGGCTGACCCATACGCAAGAGCTTGCCGGGGTCGATGTGGCCGTGGTTGGAGTTCCGTTCGACACCGGTTCGCCCTACCGTGTCGGTTGCCGTTTCGGGCCGCGCGAAATCCGCAGCATTTCGGTATTGCTGCGGCCGATCAACCCCTATCACGACATCGATGTTTTCGATTTGTGCAAGGTGGTGGACTACGGCGACGCGACGGTGATTCCCGGAGAGACCGAGCGCTCCTTCGCCGCCATCGAGGCGGAACTGGACCATATCATCGCGAACGGAGTGAAGACGCTTTGCTTCGGCGGCGACAACTCGATCTCGCTGCCGCAAATCCGCAGCCTGGGCCGCGCCCACGGGCCGATCTCGCTGATTCACCTGGATGCGCATACGGACACCT from Gammaproteobacteria bacterium encodes the following:
- a CDS encoding agmatinase — translated: MSTDSLKTPRICGLPTFMRLTHTQELAGVDVAVVGVPFDTGSPYRVGCRFGPREIRSISVLLRPINPYHDIDVFDLCKVVDYGDATVIPGETERSFAAIEAELDHIIANGVKTLCFGGDNSISLPQIRSLGRAHGPISLIHLDAHTDTWDDYLGVRHNAATSYRRGVEEGWIDASTSIQVGMRGSLFSREDIRQSIDLGYELITTDEMLAAGIDEVVRRIKRRVGRNKVFLSVDMDVVDPAFAPGVQIPEAGG